A part of Aspergillus oryzae RIB40 DNA, chromosome 7 genomic DNA contains:
- a CDS encoding uncharacterized protein (monocarboxylate transporter): MTRSPEHTMISPRSEVDQEKVSVVSSKYEEAPDGGRAWLVAAGGASLFFCCLGFANSFGTFEEYYLSHQLRGQTPDNIAWIGSLAAFLQFATGACSGPLFDRYGAWIIRPAAVAYVFAMMMLSLCKTYWQIMLVQGVLMGVVTGFLQFPAFPAVSQWFDKRRAAALGIAAAGSSVGGIAIPIALSKMLNGSSLGFGWSVRIIGFLIMPIMAFACLTVNRRLPPSTSPFWIPSALKEAKFALLIVSLFFMFIGMFFPLFYIPSYAVSRSMSATLSGYLLAILNAASTFGRVIPGILADKFGRLNAFMVGGITTAIVIFCFNLATTNAGLIVYSAVIGFTSGTIISGASAAFTLCPKDPRDMGTYMGMGIALSSFATLIGPPVNGALVKHYGGYSEASIFSGVMCFTGGFFALATKAMTPQGIFGRT; encoded by the exons ATGACAAGATCACCCGAACATACTATGATTTCACCCAGAAGCGAGGTCGACCAGGAGAAAGTGTCTGTGGTCTCATCGAAATATGAAGAAGCACCAGATGGTGGTAGAGCGTGGCTCGTCGCCGCAGGGGGCGCTtcactcttcttctgttgtcTCGGCTTCGCGAATTCGTTCGGTACTTTCGAGGAATACTACTTGTCCCATCAACTTCGCGGACAAACGCCAGACAATATTGCCTGGATAGGATCGCTAGCAGCATTCCTTCAATTTGCAACGGGTGCATGCTCAGGCCCATTATTCGATCGTTACGGCGCATGG ATTATCCGGCCAGCTGCAGTAGCCTATGTTTTCGCCATGATGATGCTTAGTCTTTGCAAGACGTACTGGCAAATCATGCTCGTGCAAGGTGTATTGATGGGCGTAGTCACGGGCTTCCTTCAGTTCCCAGCATTTCCAGCAGTATCGCAATGGTTTGACAAAAGGCGAGCAGCCGCTCTAGGCATTGCTGCGGCTGGTTCGTCTGTTGGCGGCATTGCGATTCCCATTGCATTGTCCAAAATGCTGAACGGCTCTTCTTTGGGATTCGGATGGTCGGTGCGAATCATCGGTTTCCTCATAATGCCCATCATGGCATTCGCGTGCCTCACCGTCAATCGCCGTCTGCCGCCAAGTACATCCCCCTTCTGGATTCCATCAGCATTGAAGGAGGCAAAATTCGCCCTTCTGATAGTCTCAttgttcttcatgttcaTTGGCATGTTCTTTCCCCTGTTCTACATCCCTTCATATGCAGTATCCAGAAGCATGAGTGCAACCCTTTCTGGATATTTGCTGGCGATTCTGAACGCGGCATCCACATTTGGCCGTGTCATCCCAGGCATATTAGCAGACAAATTTGGACGACTGAATGCGTTCATGGTCGGTGGTATAACCACGGCAATCGTGATATTCTGTTTCAATTTGGCTACCACCAACGCAGGCTTGATCGTGTATTCGGCTGTCATTGGCTTTACTTCGGGTACCATCATCTCAGGAGCTTCAGCGGCCTTTACCCTCTGTCCTAAGGACCCCCGGGACATGGGAACTTACATGGGAATGGGCATAGCCTTGAGCTCTTTCGCAACTTTGATCGGACCCCCAGTGAATGGGGCACTCGTCAAACACTATGGAGGGTACTCGGAGGCAAGCATATTCAGTGGTGTCATGTGTTTTACTGGTGGGTTCTTTGCTTTAGCGACCAAGGCTATGACCCCTCAGGGTATTTTTGGACGAACGTGA
- a CDS encoding putative nuclear envelope protein Brr6 (predicted protein) codes for MDKRSAESPMDFEWQTRAPGDVTSPFYQLSMQHDNQKKRPHRVFESPGKKQMPALREPNSQPFLFSQPRSQDPPGTPKSLFGQSAFMTPRKFDVDFSSGAENMSSPENADNEDTPEPPMKSGHRNSLFNMYGRFAPSPGRGEIPRLNHYSNALARRVQKRRRRDKALDMQFRRESDDESDDEHVSGNKQNQKQGHVQGEAQPASRMNSFSDFFALLEAHPNVPSILSWWAQLIVNLSLFSLAVYVVFGFVSAIRAEFEQAAEEVSDTILAEMATCAKSYVDNKCGGGDRLPALETVCENWERCMNRDPAKVGRAKVSAHTMAIIINSFIDPISWKAIMFFLATISTVTVVSNWSFRSFRNRYNQHEYTHPSAPSFPRQPSGQHHPSLGPSQPSYQHSVGFNYQSHAPSLDHKKETPLMLEDSPTRDFVNERSRTRESRMRTPSPTKRDRKLL; via the exons ATGGACAAACGATCAGCAGAAAGTCCGATGGACTTCGAATGGCAGACAAGGGCGCCAGGCGATGTGACTTCACCCTTCTATCAGCTCAGCATGCAGCATGacaaccagaagaaac GACCCCATCGCGTCTTCGAATCCCCCGGAAAGAAACAGATGCCGGCCTTGCGCGAACCCAATTCACagcctttcctcttctcccagccGCGATCGCAGGACCCTCCTGGCACCCCGAAATCCCTCTTTGGCCAGTCCGCATTCATGACGCCGCGCAAGTTTGATGTCGATTTCTCGTCCGGCGCAGAAAATATGTCGTCCCCTGAGAACGCGGACAATGAGGATACGCCAGAGCCGCCCATGAAGTCGGGCCATCGAAATTCATTATTCAACATGTACGGACGTTTCGCACCGAGCCCCGGACGGGGCGAGATTCCTCGTCTGAACCATTATTCCAATGCGTTGGCTCGCCGGgtgcagaagagaaggcggagGGACAAGGCATTAGATATGCAGTTTCGCAGggagagtgatgatgagagtgatgACGAGCATGTGTCAGGCAACAAGCAGAACCAGAAACAGGGGCACGTTCAGGGGGAGGCTCAGCCGGCATCGCGTATGAATTCTTTCTCGGATTTTTTCGCTTTGCTCGAGGCGCACCCCAACGTTCCGAGTATCCTGTCTTGGTGGGCTCAGTTGATCGTCAACTTGTCTTTATTCTCGCTCGCTGTGTATGTGGTGTTTGGTTTTGTGTCGGCTATTCGGGCAGAATTCGAGCAGGCGGCGGAAGAGGTGTCCGATACGATATTAGCAGAAATGGCGACCTGTGCAAAGAGCTACGTGGATAACAAATGCGGTGGCGGAGACCGACTTCCAGCCCTGGAGACAGTATGTGAAAACTGGGAACGCTGCATGAACCGGGACCCCGCGAAGGTTGGTCGGGCAAAGGTGTCGGCACATACCATGGCGATTATCATCAACAGCTTCATCGACCCGATTAGCTGGAAAGCGATT AtgttcttcctcgccacCATATCGACAGTCACCGTTGTCAGCAATTGGTCTTTCCGCTCGTTCAGAAACCGTTATAATCAACACGAGTATACTCATCCCTCCGCCCCTAGCTTTCCTCGGCAACCATCCGGACAGCACCACCCTTCGTTAGGCCCCTCCCAGCCGTCTTACCAGCACTCCGTTGGGTTTAACTACCAAAGCCATGCGCCGAGTCTTGATCATAAGAAAGAAACACCCTTGATGCTTGAAGACTCACCTACTCGGGACTTCGTGAATGAGCGGAGCCGCACTCGAGAAAGCCGCATGCGCACCCCAAGTCCCACCAAGAGAGATAGGAAGTTGTTATAA
- a CDS encoding uncharacterized protein (predicted protein), whose product MSDSNDLRHNGTAAKRVYNHKSKWAYGGRAALPHRDVSLSDPVTRPAAPQTHSLKYSRLLQLDRKAKSNQLATTAKSTLRRDIREALDSGPSDSSAAEDVEEPSAAKDILGHLQEEDLLEPYQVSGQTILSDAISKAVEKFETRETEKLVEEYEIITRESEIATGYLADDDFELVDHDHARL is encoded by the exons ATGTCTGACTCCAACGACCTTCGTCATAACGGTACCGCGGCCAAGAGGGTCTATAACCACAAGTCCAAATGGGCCTACGGTGGCCGAGCGGCGCTCCCGCATCGCGATGTCTCTCTCTCTGACCCAGTGACTCGTCCAGCGGCACCTCAGACTCACTCCCTGAA GTATTCCCGTCTTTTGCAGCTTGACCGAAAGGCCAAGTCCAACCAGCTAGCGACCACCGCCAAGTCCACCCTGCGACGTGACATTCGGGAGGCCCTGGACAGCGGCCCATCCGACTCCTCCGCCGCGGAAGACGTTGAGGAACCCTCAGCCGCAAAGGATATTCTAGGACACCTTCAGGAGGAGGATCTGTTAGAACCATACCAAGTGTCGGGACAGACAATCCTCTCTGATGCGATAAGCAAGGCTGTAGAGAAATTTGAGACACGAGAAACCGAGAAGCTGGTCGAGGAATACGAAATCATTACTCGGGAGAGTGAGATCGCTACGGGCTAtctcgccgatgatgatttcgagCTAGTCGACCATGATCACGCAAGGCTGTGA